A part of Sulfurimonas sp. HSL-1716 genomic DNA contains:
- the aat gene encoding leucyl/phenylalanyl-tRNA--protein transferase gives MYIPKLTHRLSFPDPETACEEGIVAYGGDLSPSRLMLAYQSGIFPWYAEGDPILWWSPDPRLILELSDFKLRRSLKKRMKHFTYRFDTAFAEVIKECSKIPRKGQNGTWIRPEIIEAYTVLHGMGKAHSVEAYLDGELVGGAYGVVVGGVFCGESMFAKVDDASKAAFAVLVEHLKKWGYSFIDCQVPTPHLLSLGAKEVAREYFLTRLKDVVYDEIKHEWQIEK, from the coding sequence TTGTATATCCCTAAACTTACGCATCGGTTAAGCTTCCCGGATCCAGAAACCGCCTGTGAAGAGGGCATCGTCGCATACGGAGGAGATCTGAGCCCCTCACGCCTTATGCTTGCGTATCAAAGCGGAATATTTCCATGGTATGCAGAAGGTGATCCGATCCTTTGGTGGTCGCCCGATCCGCGTCTTATCCTTGAACTCTCCGATTTTAAGCTGCGCCGTTCTCTTAAAAAAAGGATGAAACACTTTACCTATAGGTTCGATACGGCTTTTGCGGAGGTGATAAAAGAGTGTTCCAAGATTCCACGCAAAGGACAGAACGGAACATGGATACGGCCCGAGATCATCGAAGCTTATACCGTACTTCATGGAATGGGCAAAGCTCACAGCGTCGAAGCTTATCTTGACGGCGAACTTGTAGGAGGTGCCTACGGCGTGGTAGTGGGCGGCGTATTTTGCGGCGAAAGCATGTTCGCCAAGGTCGATGATGCTTCAAAAGCCGCATTTGCAGTGCTTGTCGAACATCTCAAAAAATGGGGTTACAGTTTCATCGACTGTCAGGTTCCGACACCGCATCTGCTGAGTCTTGGAGCAAAAGAGGTAGCACGCGAATATTTTCTGACCCGTTTAAAAGATGTCGTTTACGATGAAATAAAACATGAGTGGCAGATAGAAAAATGA